Proteins encoded by one window of Sediminicoccus rosea:
- a CDS encoding cation diffusion facilitator family transporter, with translation MTRAVSLAAGSVAVALAVLAMKLVAWWLTGSVALFADALESVVNVAAAAAALVAVHYAAQPADANHPYGHDKAEYFSAVLEGALILVAAFIILHECWQVWQAPRTPELSLIAFAVAATATAVNAAWCAVLFKQGKRLRSPALLADARHLLADVVTSIGVLLGVALALASGLLWLDPLLAALTAVNILFSGARLVRESVGGLMDEALSPQMLARIRATVAAEAEGAIEAHDIRSRQAGRSTFIEFHLVVPGDMRVVEAHAICDRVEAALKAELGSAIITIHVEPDTKAKHSGVLVL, from the coding sequence TTGACCCGCGCCGTTTCCCTGGCGGCCGGCAGTGTTGCCGTGGCCCTCGCCGTGCTGGCGATGAAGCTGGTCGCCTGGTGGCTGACCGGCAGCGTGGCGCTGTTCGCCGACGCGCTGGAGAGCGTGGTGAATGTGGCCGCCGCCGCCGCCGCGCTGGTGGCGGTGCATTACGCCGCCCAGCCCGCGGATGCGAACCACCCCTATGGCCATGACAAGGCCGAGTATTTCTCGGCCGTGCTGGAAGGCGCGCTGATCCTCGTCGCCGCCTTCATCATCCTGCATGAGTGCTGGCAGGTCTGGCAGGCGCCCCGCACGCCCGAGCTCAGCCTCATCGCCTTCGCCGTGGCGGCGACCGCGACGGCGGTGAACGCTGCCTGGTGCGCCGTGCTGTTCAAGCAGGGCAAGCGCCTGCGCTCACCTGCGCTGCTGGCCGATGCGCGGCATCTGCTGGCCGATGTGGTCACCTCCATCGGCGTGCTGCTGGGCGTGGCCCTCGCGCTCGCCTCCGGCCTGCTCTGGCTTGATCCGCTGCTGGCCGCCCTCACCGCCGTGAACATCCTGTTCAGCGGCGCCCGGCTGGTGCGCGAGAGCGTGGGCGGGCTGATGGATGAGGCGCTGTCGCCGCAGATGCTGGCCCGCATCCGCGCCACGGTCGCCGCCGAGGCGGAAGGCGCGATCGAGGCGCATGACATCCGCTCCCGCCAGGCGGGCCGCTCCACCTTCATCGAATTCCACCTGGTGGTGCCCGGCGACATGCGCGTGGTCGAGGCGCATGCGATCTGCGACCGCGTGGAAGCGGCGCTGAAGGCCGAGCTGGGCAGCGCCATCATCACCATCCATGTGGAGCCGGACACCAAGGCGAAGCACAGCGGGGTGCTGGTCCTGTGA
- a CDS encoding phosphoenolpyruvate carboxykinase gives MTATALAGTGVTSSNPVHANLTAPLLVQHALSRGEGRLSADGAFIAITGVHTGRSVQDKFVVDDAEVTNEIWWGKVNKKMEPAKFQGLAAKVRGWLGARPILFTQDLYAGADPAHRIRVRLVTTNAWHAMFARNMFIRPPAEDLASFTPDFTILHAPEYEADPAVDGCRTSTCIALSFAQKTILIAGTSYAGEIKKSIFTVMNWLLPAKGVLPMHCSANVGKTGDVALFFGLSGTGKTTLSSDPERSLIGDDEHGWSDAGVFNFEGGCYAKVIKLSREAEPQIWDASHRFGAVLENVVADEHGRLDLDDNRYTENTRSCYPIEFIPNVTITGKAGLPKNVVMLTADAFGVLPPISKLSPAQAMYHFLSGYTARVAGTEKGMGKEPQATFSTCFGAPFLPRHPEVYGKMLSELIAKHGADCWLVNTGWTGGAYGTGQRMSIQHTRALLRAALDGSLAKVEFVQDPFFGLMIPKSVPGIPANVLNPRDSWADKAAYDATAKNLVSLFEQNFESFAGAVDESVKKVAIKTAA, from the coding sequence ATGACCGCAACCGCCCTCGCCGGGACCGGCGTCACCTCCAGCAACCCGGTGCACGCCAACCTCACGGCGCCCCTGCTGGTGCAGCATGCCCTGTCCCGCGGCGAGGGTCGTCTCTCCGCCGATGGCGCCTTCATCGCCATCACGGGCGTGCACACCGGCCGCTCGGTGCAGGACAAGTTCGTGGTGGACGATGCGGAGGTCACGAACGAGATCTGGTGGGGCAAGGTCAACAAGAAGATGGAGCCGGCGAAGTTCCAGGGCCTGGCCGCCAAGGTGCGCGGCTGGCTCGGCGCGCGCCCCATCCTCTTCACGCAGGATCTCTACGCGGGCGCGGACCCGGCGCATCGCATCCGCGTGCGCCTGGTCACCACCAATGCCTGGCACGCGATGTTCGCGCGCAACATGTTCATCCGCCCACCGGCGGAGGACCTCGCTTCCTTCACGCCGGACTTCACCATCCTGCACGCGCCGGAATACGAAGCGGACCCCGCCGTGGATGGCTGCCGCACGAGCACCTGCATCGCGCTCAGCTTCGCGCAGAAGACCATCCTGATCGCCGGCACCAGCTACGCGGGCGAGATCAAGAAAAGCATCTTCACCGTCATGAACTGGCTGCTGCCGGCCAAGGGCGTGCTGCCCATGCATTGCAGCGCCAATGTCGGCAAGACGGGCGACGTCGCCCTGTTCTTCGGCCTCTCCGGCACCGGCAAGACCACGCTCAGCAGCGATCCCGAGCGCAGCCTGATCGGCGATGACGAGCATGGCTGGTCCGATGCCGGCGTCTTCAACTTCGAGGGCGGCTGCTACGCCAAGGTCATCAAGCTGAGCCGCGAGGCGGAGCCGCAGATCTGGGACGCCTCCCATCGCTTCGGCGCCGTGCTGGAAAACGTGGTGGCCGACGAGCATGGCCGCCTCGACCTGGACGACAACCGCTACACCGAGAACACGCGCTCCTGCTATCCGATCGAGTTCATCCCGAACGTCACGATCACGGGCAAGGCGGGCCTGCCGAAGAATGTGGTGATGCTGACGGCCGATGCCTTCGGCGTGCTGCCGCCCATCTCCAAGCTCTCGCCTGCCCAGGCGATGTACCATTTCCTCTCGGGCTATACCGCGCGCGTCGCCGGCACCGAGAAGGGCATGGGCAAGGAGCCGCAGGCGACCTTCTCCACCTGCTTCGGCGCGCCCTTCCTGCCGCGCCATCCGGAAGTCTACGGCAAGATGCTGAGCGAGCTGATCGCCAAGCACGGCGCCGATTGCTGGCTGGTGAACACCGGCTGGACCGGCGGCGCCTATGGCACGGGCCAGCGGATGAGCATCCAGCACACCCGCGCCCTGCTGCGCGCGGCGCTGGATGGTTCGCTCGCCAAGGTCGAGTTCGTGCAGGATCCGTTCTTCGGCCTGATGATCCCGAAGAGCGTCCCCGGCATCCCGGCGAATGTGCTGAACCCGCGCGACAGCTGGGCCGACAAGGCCGCCTATGACGCGACGGCGAAGAACCTCGTCTCGCTCTTCGAGCAGAACTTCGAGAGCTTCGCGGGTGCGGTGGATGAGAGCGTGAAGAAGGTCGCGATCAAGACCGCGGCGTAA
- a CDS encoding adenosylcobinamide-GDP ribazoletransferase: MREQFAILLLAVQFLTRLPVPASAGFTPERLTASTRYHPLVGVLIGALVALVYALALLAWPPLVALLLSLAASLLLTGAFHEDGLADMFDGVGGGLTRERALEIMKDSRLGTYGTAALVLALGLKVALLAAMPPSVVILALILGHGLSRFSSVLVIATSAYVRDHGTGKPVADGLSRESLVIATGTALVLWLGLALGLGPVPALLGLLGLALGHWGIRRVFERKLGGYTGDCLGAVQQGSELGFYLGLLAWL; this comes from the coding sequence ATGAGGGAACAGTTCGCGATCCTGCTGCTCGCCGTGCAGTTCCTCACCCGGCTGCCGGTGCCGGCCAGCGCGGGCTTCACGCCAGAGCGGCTGACGGCCTCCACGCGCTACCACCCCCTGGTGGGGGTCCTGATCGGCGCGCTGGTCGCACTGGTCTATGCGCTGGCGCTGCTGGCCTGGCCGCCGCTGGTGGCCTTGCTGCTCTCGCTCGCCGCCAGCCTGCTGCTGACCGGCGCCTTCCACGAGGACGGCCTGGCCGACATGTTCGACGGCGTGGGCGGCGGGCTGACGCGCGAGCGCGCGCTGGAGATCATGAAGGACAGCCGCCTCGGCACCTACGGGACGGCAGCGCTGGTGCTGGCACTCGGCCTGAAGGTCGCGCTGCTGGCGGCGATGCCGCCCAGTGTGGTGATCCTGGCGCTCATCCTGGGGCATGGCCTCAGCCGCTTCTCCTCCGTGCTGGTCATCGCCACCAGCGCCTATGTACGGGACCACGGCACCGGAAAGCCGGTGGCCGACGGCCTGAGCCGCGAGAGCCTGGTCATCGCCACCGGCACCGCGCTGGTGCTGTGGCTCGGGCTGGCGCTCGGACTCGGCCCCGTGCCGGCGCTGCTCGGCCTGCTCGGGCTGGCGCTGGGGCATTGGGGCATCCGCCGCGTCTTCGAGCGCAAACTGGGCGGCTATACCGGGGATTGCCTGGGCGCCGTGCAGCAGGGCAGCGAGCTCGGCTTCTACCTGGGCCTGCTGGCATGGCTCTGA
- the cobO gene encoding cob(I)yrinic acid a,c-diamide adenosyltransferase, producing MPDDESHKAEMEALKAEQRRKITEARDPGRGLVLVHTGDGKGKSSSAFGVIIRALGWGHSVGVVQFIKGDWPTGEKQFFDKLGGQVTWRTMGEGFTWDTQNLARDTKTAEAALAAAAEMLASGAHDLVVLDEINIALQFGFLTVPAVLAALEGRAQRTSVILTGRNAKPEIMEMADLVTEMREVKHPFQAGIKAQRGIDF from the coding sequence ATGCCGGATGACGAGAGCCACAAGGCGGAAATGGAGGCCCTGAAGGCCGAGCAGCGCCGCAAGATCACCGAGGCGCGGGACCCGGGCCGCGGCCTCGTCCTGGTCCACACCGGGGATGGCAAGGGCAAGTCCAGCTCGGCCTTCGGCGTGATCATCCGCGCGCTGGGCTGGGGCCACAGCGTGGGCGTGGTGCAGTTCATCAAGGGCGACTGGCCGACGGGCGAGAAGCAGTTCTTCGACAAGCTGGGCGGCCAGGTCACCTGGCGCACCATGGGCGAGGGCTTCACCTGGGACACGCAGAACCTGGCGCGCGACACGAAGACGGCCGAGGCCGCGCTCGCGGCCGCCGCGGAGATGCTGGCGAGCGGCGCGCATGACCTGGTCGTGCTGGACGAGATCAACATCGCGCTGCAATTCGGCTTCCTGACGGTGCCGGCGGTGCTGGCCGCGCTGGAGGGCCGGGCACAGCGCACCAGCGTCATCCTCACCGGGCGCAACGCGAAGCCAGAGATCATGGAGATGGCCGACCTCGTCACCGAGATGCGCGAGGTGAAGCATCCCTTCCAGGCCGGCATCAAGGCGCAGCGCGGTATCGATTTCTGA
- a CDS encoding energy transducer TonB translates to MTPGGRWAAPERGASISRAALLSLLLHGAALAALVGWIDRAPKTEPAPERGVEIVWDQDSSEAVSEPDEPAAPGAPPDPAPPPVAEAPPPAPPPPVAPPPSLLAQAPPPPPQPFSLPPLELPAPDLSVAPPQEAPSVAPPAPEPPPPAPEPPPLEPPPPAPEPPPPEPPRPEPPPPEPRPPEPRPEPARQPPRPRPTPPARPAPRNQPPAEAGRGGEEPAAQQAAGVGRATGAVVPPGPDARYNNAAPSYPEAARLRGEQGTVGLELAVGTDGRVITVTVARSSGSPMLDAAARRAVQEWRFRPAMRDGEPVPGTIRTSVHFRLQ, encoded by the coding sequence GTGACTCCGGGCGGGCGCTGGGCGGCGCCGGAGCGGGGCGCGAGCATCTCCCGCGCCGCGCTGCTTTCGCTCCTGCTGCACGGCGCCGCCCTGGCCGCCCTGGTCGGGTGGATTGATCGCGCCCCCAAGACGGAGCCCGCGCCCGAGCGTGGCGTGGAGATCGTCTGGGACCAGGACAGCTCCGAGGCGGTGAGCGAGCCGGACGAGCCCGCCGCCCCCGGTGCGCCGCCCGATCCGGCACCGCCCCCGGTGGCCGAGGCGCCGCCGCCCGCGCCGCCGCCGCCCGTCGCCCCGCCCCCGTCTTTGCTGGCCCAGGCCCCGCCACCTCCGCCGCAGCCCTTCAGCCTGCCGCCGCTGGAGCTGCCCGCACCCGATCTCTCCGTCGCTCCGCCGCAGGAGGCGCCGAGCGTGGCGCCGCCCGCGCCCGAACCGCCGCCGCCCGCTCCGGAGCCGCCCCCGCTCGAGCCGCCTCCCCCAGCGCCGGAGCCACCGCCGCCCGAACCGCCGCGCCCGGAACCCCCGCCGCCGGAACCCCGCCCGCCGGAGCCTCGGCCCGAGCCCGCGCGACAGCCGCCGCGCCCGCGCCCCACACCACCCGCGCGGCCGGCCCCGCGCAACCAGCCCCCGGCCGAAGCCGGGCGCGGCGGCGAGGAGCCGGCCGCGCAACAGGCAGCAGGCGTGGGCCGCGCCACCGGCGCCGTCGTCCCGCCCGGCCCGGATGCGCGCTACAACAACGCCGCCCCCAGCTATCCGGAGGCGGCGCGGCTGCGGGGCGAGCAGGGAACGGTCGGCCTGGAATTGGCGGTCGGCACGGATGGCCGCGTCATCACCGTCACGGTGGCGCGCAGCTCAGGCTCGCCCATGCTCGATGCGGCGGCGCGGCGCGCGGTGCAGGAATGGCGCTTCCGTCCCGCCATGCGCGATGGCGAGCCGGTGCCCGGCACCATCCGCACCTCGGTGCATTTCCGACTGCAATAG
- a CDS encoding lipid A biosynthesis lauroyl acyltransferase — protein sequence MKRLQRIGEWLVAWLARRVFGLLRLLGPDRASNLGAWISPRVGRFLPHHRHAMENLRLAFPEKSEAERQAIALESWANLGRTVCEYPHLDVLYDGDGKRVESEQATKDRFAAIREGGRPVLIFGAHLANWELPAVIAHAFGQRAALLYRTPNNPYIAADIVKMREPIMGELIPTGISAPIRMTQAVDEGINLGMLVDQRFGRGPRVPFFGHPVAANPFIARLARRFEAPVHGMRAIRLPNNRFRLDLTAPLDLPRDASGKIDVEAATAMINRVIEEWVREHPGQWLWMHRRWRP from the coding sequence GTGAAGCGGTTGCAGCGCATCGGGGAATGGCTGGTCGCCTGGCTCGCGCGCCGGGTGTTCGGCCTGCTGCGTCTTCTGGGCCCGGACCGCGCCTCCAATCTCGGCGCCTGGATTTCCCCGCGGGTGGGACGCTTCCTGCCGCATCATCGCCACGCGATGGAAAACCTCCGCCTCGCCTTCCCCGAGAAGAGCGAGGCCGAGCGCCAGGCGATCGCGCTGGAATCCTGGGCCAATCTCGGTCGCACCGTCTGCGAGTATCCGCATCTGGATGTGCTCTATGACGGCGACGGCAAGCGCGTGGAGTCCGAACAGGCGACGAAGGACCGCTTCGCCGCGATCCGCGAGGGCGGGCGGCCGGTCCTGATCTTCGGCGCGCATCTGGCGAACTGGGAATTGCCCGCGGTGATCGCGCATGCCTTCGGGCAGCGCGCGGCGCTGCTCTACCGCACGCCGAACAACCCCTATATCGCGGCCGACATCGTGAAGATGCGCGAGCCCATCATGGGCGAACTGATCCCGACCGGCATCTCGGCGCCGATCCGCATGACCCAGGCGGTGGATGAGGGGATCAATCTCGGCATGCTGGTGGACCAGCGCTTCGGCCGCGGGCCGCGCGTCCCCTTCTTCGGCCACCCCGTCGCGGCCAATCCCTTCATCGCGCGGCTGGCGCGGCGCTTCGAGGCGCCGGTACATGGCATGCGCGCGATTCGCCTGCCGAACAACCGCTTTCGCCTGGACCTGACCGCGCCGCTCGACCTGCCGCGCGACGCGTCCGGCAAGATCGACGTCGAAGCGGCGACGGCGATGATCAACCGCGTGATCGAGGAGTGGGTGCGGGAGCATCCAGGCCAGTGGCTCTGGATGCACCGCCGCTGGCGGCCCTGA
- the cobT gene encoding nicotinate-nucleotide--dimethylbenzimidazole phosphoribosyltransferase, which produces MMPTQEFEAALRAKIDGKTKPLGALGRIETLAAQIARAQHSLAPRMESCRLILFAADHGIAAEGVSAYPPEVTRQMVLNFLAGGAAANVFARQAGMPVTVVDCGVAGPPITDARLVARRIGPGTANARHSPAMTHAGRDAALAAGRELAREGDFDALCLGEMGIGNTSAAALLAAKLTGQPVAGFIGRGTGVDAAGLARKQAVLEAAAARTAPRLAPAEALAEYGGFEIAAMAGAMLGAADARRLVLVDGFIAGAAALMALALEPGLRGNLVFAHRSAEHGHAALLAALGAEPLLDLGLRLGEGSGALLAWPLLRAAAAMLNEMASFESAAVSGPA; this is translated from the coding sequence ATGATGCCCACGCAGGAATTCGAGGCCGCGCTTCGCGCGAAGATCGACGGCAAGACCAAGCCGCTCGGCGCGCTGGGCCGGATCGAGACGCTGGCAGCGCAGATCGCCCGCGCGCAGCACAGCCTCGCGCCCCGCATGGAGAGCTGCCGGCTGATCCTCTTCGCGGCCGACCATGGCATCGCGGCGGAGGGCGTCTCGGCCTATCCGCCCGAGGTGACGCGGCAGATGGTGCTGAACTTCCTCGCCGGCGGGGCGGCGGCCAATGTCTTCGCGCGGCAGGCGGGCATGCCGGTCACGGTGGTGGATTGCGGCGTGGCCGGCCCGCCGATCACGGATGCGCGGCTGGTGGCGCGGCGCATCGGCCCCGGCACGGCCAATGCCCGGCACAGCCCGGCCATGACGCATGCCGGGCGCGACGCCGCCCTGGCCGCGGGCCGCGAACTGGCACGGGAGGGCGATTTCGACGCGCTCTGCCTGGGCGAGATGGGCATCGGCAACACCTCCGCCGCCGCGCTGCTGGCGGCGAAGCTCACCGGCCAGCCCGTGGCGGGCTTCATCGGGCGCGGCACGGGGGTGGATGCGGCCGGCCTTGCGCGCAAGCAGGCCGTGCTGGAGGCGGCGGCCGCCCGCACCGCGCCCCGGCTCGCCCCGGCCGAGGCGCTGGCCGAATATGGTGGCTTCGAGATCGCGGCGATGGCGGGCGCCATGCTGGGCGCGGCGGATGCGCGGCGCCTCGTCCTGGTGGATGGCTTCATCGCGGGTGCCGCCGCGCTGATGGCGCTTGCGCTGGAGCCGGGCCTTCGCGGCAACCTCGTCTTCGCCCATCGCTCGGCCGAGCACGGCCATGCCGCGCTGCTGGCCGCACTCGGGGCCGAACCGCTGCTCGATCTCGGGCTGCGCCTCGGCGAGGGCTCGGGCGCGCTGCTGGCCTGGCCGCTGCTGCGCGCCGCCGCGGCCATGCTGAACGAGATGGCGAGCTTCGAGAGTGCCGCGGTGAGCGGGCCCGCATGA
- a CDS encoding histidine phosphatase family protein has product MALTLLRHLRPVVAPGICYGVTDLDLAEAPAAALDALLARLPPASAIATSPLRRCRLLAEAIGEARGLPVLADPRLMEMDFGAWEGVAWNDIPRAELDEWAADFLHARPHGGESVAQLQARTRAALVDHRARAGHALLVTHAGVIKAALATGPRAEDWPPALAFGEFVTI; this is encoded by the coding sequence ATGGCTCTGACGCTGCTGCGGCATTTGCGGCCGGTGGTGGCTCCGGGCATCTGCTACGGTGTCACCGACCTCGATCTTGCCGAGGCGCCCGCGGCCGCGCTGGACGCGCTGCTGGCGCGGCTGCCGCCAGCCAGTGCCATCGCCACCAGCCCGCTGCGCCGCTGCCGCCTGCTGGCCGAGGCGATCGGCGAGGCGCGCGGCCTGCCCGTCCTCGCCGATCCGCGCCTGATGGAGATGGATTTCGGCGCCTGGGAAGGCGTGGCGTGGAACGACATCCCGCGTGCGGAGCTGGACGAATGGGCCGCCGATTTCCTGCATGCCCGGCCGCATGGTGGCGAGAGCGTGGCGCAGCTCCAGGCGCGCACGCGAGCGGCGCTGGTGGATCATCGCGCCCGCGCGGGACACGCGCTGCTCGTCACCCATGCCGGCGTGATCAAGGCGGCCCTCGCCACCGGCCCGCGCGCCGAGGATTGGCCGCCCGCCCTCGCCTTCGGCGAGTTCGTGACCATCTGA
- a CDS encoding DUF2252 domain-containing protein translates to MTQPPGEGHATPAERASAGKLLRARVPRRSHAIWKPRGRREDAIALLRAGDKERVPELVPIRYGRMLRTPFTFFRGSAAIMARDLAAAPATGLRVQACGDAHLMNFGGFATPERRLVFDINDLDETLPAPWEWDVKRLAASFVLAARSNGLSDHVGREAAMACATAYRKRMRDYATMDVLDIWYARIDADDVLDMLPDERRATLERRIAKVTGTSGSELLFPKLVEQGDGPPRIRDQPPLLYHWTPRGGARLMEVISEAMLLYRETLAEDRRVLFDRYRLADGAMKVVGIGSVGTFCAVLLFTSIAGKPLFLQVKQANASVLEPYAGASVHMHHGQRVVMGQRLMQPASDIFLGWVTTRGGSQLYVRQLRDAKLSPVVESFDAEMLEIYGSLCGWALARAHAKAGDPWTISGYLGGSAGFDEAMGEFALAYADQAERDHATLKAEVRAGRIAVEMER, encoded by the coding sequence ATGACGCAGCCGCCAGGGGAAGGGCACGCCACGCCCGCGGAACGCGCCAGCGCCGGCAAGCTCCTCCGGGCTCGGGTTCCGCGCCGCTCCCACGCCATCTGGAAGCCGCGCGGCCGGCGCGAGGACGCCATCGCCCTCCTCCGCGCCGGGGACAAGGAGCGCGTCCCGGAACTGGTGCCCATCCGCTATGGGCGGATGCTGCGAACGCCCTTCACCTTCTTCCGCGGCTCGGCCGCGATCATGGCGCGGGACCTCGCCGCCGCGCCCGCCACGGGCCTCCGTGTCCAGGCCTGCGGGGACGCGCATCTGATGAATTTCGGCGGCTTTGCGACCCCTGAGCGGCGCCTCGTCTTCGACATCAACGACCTGGACGAGACGCTGCCCGCCCCCTGGGAGTGGGATGTGAAGCGCCTCGCCGCCTCCTTCGTGCTGGCCGCGCGGTCCAACGGCCTCTCCGACCATGTGGGGCGGGAGGCCGCGATGGCCTGCGCCACCGCCTACCGCAAGCGCATGCGCGACTACGCCACGATGGACGTGCTCGACATCTGGTATGCCCGGATCGATGCCGATGACGTGCTGGACATGCTGCCGGACGAGCGGCGCGCGACACTGGAACGGCGCATCGCCAAGGTCACCGGCACCAGCGGCTCCGAACTCCTCTTCCCCAAGCTGGTGGAGCAGGGCGATGGCCCGCCGCGCATCCGCGACCAGCCGCCCCTGCTCTACCACTGGACGCCCCGCGGCGGCGCGCGCCTGATGGAGGTGATCAGCGAGGCGATGCTGCTCTATCGCGAGACGCTGGCCGAGGACCGGCGCGTCCTCTTCGACCGCTACCGGCTCGCGGATGGCGCCATGAAGGTCGTCGGCATCGGCAGTGTGGGCACCTTCTGCGCCGTGCTGCTTTTCACCTCGATCGCGGGGAAGCCGCTCTTCCTGCAGGTCAAGCAGGCCAACGCCTCGGTGCTGGAGCCCTATGCCGGCGCCAGCGTCCATATGCATCACGGCCAGCGCGTGGTGATGGGCCAGCGCCTGATGCAGCCCGCCTCCGACATCTTCCTGGGCTGGGTGACGACGCGGGGCGGGAGCCAGCTGTACGTGCGCCAGCTGCGTGACGCGAAGCTCAGCCCCGTGGTGGAAAGCTTCGACGCCGAGATGCTGGAGATCTATGGCAGCTTGTGCGGCTGGGCCCTGGCCCGCGCCCATGCGAAGGCGGGCGACCCCTGGACCATCAGCGGCTATCTCGGCGGCAGCGCCGGGTTCGACGAGGCGATGGGCGAATTCGCCCTCGCCTACGCCGACCAGGCCGAGCGCGACCACGCGACGCTGAAGGCCGAGGTCCGCGCGGGGCGGATCGCGGTCGAGATGGAGCGCTAG
- a CDS encoding HugZ family pyridoxamine 5'-phosphate oxidase: MTEVPGFEARRIIRAAAAATLATQQDGQPFASLVTPAPAPDLAPLLWLSSLSEHTRHLQRDPRCALLFTGAAEGANPQTAPRVTLTGMAEQITDAALKARWLARHPYAALYAEFGDFGLWRINPLGALMVGGFARATRLRVAQLLPDAAAVAAIAEAEGDIMAHVNADHADAVEAIATGLLGAAPEAWRLSAVDVDGLDIAAGETVLRLTFAAPVADADGVRQELVRSARAARAALAASQQYRNS; the protein is encoded by the coding sequence ATGACAGAGGTTCCCGGCTTCGAAGCCCGCCGCATCATCCGCGCCGCCGCCGCGGCCACACTGGCCACGCAGCAGGACGGCCAACCCTTCGCGAGCCTGGTGACGCCGGCCCCGGCGCCTGACCTCGCGCCGCTGCTCTGGCTCTCCTCGCTCTCCGAGCACACGCGCCACCTGCAGCGCGATCCGCGCTGCGCGCTGCTCTTCACCGGGGCGGCCGAAGGGGCCAATCCGCAGACCGCGCCCCGCGTCACGCTGACCGGCATGGCGGAGCAGATCACCGATGCGGCGCTGAAGGCGCGCTGGCTGGCGCGCCACCCCTATGCGGCGCTCTATGCGGAATTCGGGGATTTCGGGCTGTGGCGGATCAACCCGCTCGGCGCGCTCATGGTGGGCGGCTTCGCGCGGGCCACGCGGCTGCGCGTGGCGCAGCTCCTGCCCGACGCCGCGGCGGTCGCCGCCATCGCGGAGGCGGAGGGCGACATCATGGCCCATGTGAATGCCGACCATGCCGACGCCGTGGAAGCCATCGCCACCGGGCTGCTCGGCGCCGCGCCGGAGGCATGGCGCCTCTCCGCCGTGGATGTGGACGGGCTGGACATCGCGGCAGGGGAGACGGTGCTGCGCCTCACCTTCGCGGCACCCGTCGCCGACGCCGATGGCGTGCGCCAGGAATTGGTCCGGTCAGCACGCGCGGCGCGCGCGGCACTTGCTGCATCGCAGCAATATCGGAATTCATGA
- a CDS encoding zinc-binding dehydrogenase — protein sequence MRALQLLADRDLRLVEIPPPPPPGPGEVQLAMRAVALNHIDVWGWRGMAFAKRELPISVGAEGVGEIVALGEGVTGFTPGRLAVPYGGLTCGTCKECLRGRDNLCENIAGIRGFHVDGFARGLINIPARQCVPVPAGVAVEDAACAGITFSTVQHMLFDNAKLEPGETVLVHAAGSGIGTVAVRMAKAIGCTVIGTVGDEFKAAKARAEGVDHVVNYNTDRFESVARRVTGKRGVDVVFEHVGAATWAGSLLSMKMGGRLVTCGSTSGVSAETNLMMIFQRQLKIQGSFGATLRNIAEGVEKMAQGIRPVLDTVLPIERFEEGLARLEARNVYGKIVIKL from the coding sequence ATGCGCGCACTCCAGCTCCTTGCCGACCGCGACCTCCGCCTGGTCGAGATCCCGCCCCCGCCGCCGCCCGGCCCGGGCGAGGTCCAGCTCGCCATGCGGGCGGTGGCGCTGAACCACATCGACGTCTGGGGCTGGCGCGGCATGGCCTTCGCCAAGCGCGAGCTTCCCATCAGCGTCGGCGCCGAGGGCGTGGGCGAAATCGTCGCCCTGGGCGAGGGCGTGACGGGCTTCACCCCGGGCCGCCTCGCCGTGCCCTATGGCGGGCTGACCTGCGGCACCTGCAAGGAGTGCCTGCGCGGGCGTGACAACCTCTGTGAGAACATCGCCGGCATCCGCGGCTTCCATGTGGATGGCTTCGCACGCGGCCTGATCAACATCCCCGCGCGGCAATGCGTGCCGGTGCCGGCCGGCGTCGCCGTCGAGGACGCGGCCTGCGCGGGCATCACCTTCTCCACCGTGCAGCACATGCTGTTCGACAACGCGAAGCTGGAGCCGGGCGAGACGGTGCTGGTGCATGCGGCGGGCTCGGGCATCGGCACCGTCGCGGTGCGCATGGCCAAGGCCATCGGCTGCACCGTGATCGGCACGGTGGGCGATGAGTTCAAGGCGGCCAAGGCCCGCGCCGAGGGCGTGGACCACGTGGTCAACTACAACACCGACCGCTTCGAGAGCGTGGCGCGCCGCGTCACCGGCAAGCGCGGCGTGGATGTGGTGTTCGAGCATGTGGGTGCGGCCACCTGGGCCGGTTCGCTGCTCTCGATGAAGATGGGCGGGCGGCTTGTCACCTGCGGCAGCACCAGCGGCGTCTCGGCCGAGACGAACCTGATGATGATCTTCCAGCGCCAGCTGAAGATCCAGGGCAGCTTCGGCGCCACGCTGCGCAACATCGCGGAAGGCGTGGAGAAGATGGCGCAGGGCATCCGCCCCGTGCTCGACACCGTGCTGCCCATCGAACGCTTCGAGGAAGGCCTGGCCCGCCTTGAAGCGCGGAACGTCTACGGGAAGATCGTCATCAAGCTGTGA